Proteins co-encoded in one Pseudarthrobacter chlorophenolicus A6 genomic window:
- a CDS encoding Ig-like domain-containing protein: MKFRGRARAKAAAAPRRRPFFQSPLFSTSAMGLALAALVVGAVVYPGFKTTEVELNDGGVWVVSKSKNAVGRLNYPSRVLDGAVTPASSTFDILQDAGEVFVDDESGSTLNQVSPANMRLGGDKQLPGAADVSFGSSVLSVTDAASGKVWAVSPSTVNGFDEEASEPVLVGSEGTVSAVGADDRIYSADPKAGTVTVTGVDANGVVVSSDAESWSELKGAGDLQITVVGDRPVVLDAAAGSLFLPGGKRLQLADARDAKLQQGGPGSDFVAIATQKALLKQPLDGGTAKTVSFGGEGVPAAPVQLGGCVHAAWSGANKYVRDCVNDADDKNVDVPKASASPSYVFRVNRDLVVLNDVNSGNVWLVNQNMQLVNNWDDVIPPKETSDDADKDSADEVQQTVLPDRTKPNSPPVAQPDSYGVRAGKTTILPVLDNDTDPDGDILTVRQPDNIRLGTLSTIYGSTGFQVAVPADKTGTETFKYTVDDGRGLSATAEVSLRVVPLTENTAPAQKPNRDTTMVVQQGKSVTRNILTDWIDPDGDDLYATSVSSPDPLDQVRIRPDGQLSFQDSGTSPGRKVLTVGISDGQATTEGRITVDVRPAGALPPIANADHVVAVAGAPTVIAPLKNDIDPQGGALRLAQVTADEQSRAVIGADQQTFSFTSDVPGPHYVEYLVTNGPASAVQLVRVDVVAGNDAGAPVAVRDIALLPTGGSVLVDVLGNDSDPSGGVLVVQSVTADGSLPVSVSVLDHSVVRITDLRAEGQLTLKYTISNGRSSATGEIAVVVVPAPTKLQAPQAKPDEATVRAGDVVSIPVLDNDTDPNGGKLTLVPELAQVPDEADGRTFVAGDQLRFIAGSEAKTVYAIYKVRNESGQVDSQQVTIRILARDDERNSRPEPRNLTGRVVAGMTVKIPVPLDGIDADGDSVQLMGIDKAAGMGTATVRDGYLEYTAAGDAAGTDTFSYRVRDRIGAENTGTVIVGVAPPEAINQNPIAVDDAVDVRPGRNVAVDALANDSDPDGDPVSLLTDGFEVRPELNVEVADGAKVLFTAPSVEGNESIRYRIQDDKKAQASAVIRVRVSADAELKRPIAKDDRVTLAETLGKTAIDVPVLKNDSDPDGVASELQISLPDGNPNARVGGSGNVVVNLTPEDQLIPYTVTDTDGLTATAVIWVPGQGAQYPTLSITETVEVMAGKEITLDLDDYVRVRDGRRPKISVADSVKVLGAAPDNVIVGEGEGLRYAARPGYAGPGSITFEVTDGSGPDDPDGLKSTLVIMTNVIPDPDEANTPPTFRGASLDIPKTETATLDLGPLAADVDERDQGNLTFALEGPPPPGFSAKLDGTVLSVSAENSVGVGVTGNIQATVTDGRSPAVTATIQVRHVASNRPMPVANDDVVEKANAGRAETVNVLANDVNPFSDTPLKIVGTSVETGSAQGQPTIDGDSITITPADGFKGVMVVRYTIADKTGDLSRQVDGRVRLTVRSEPDAPSAPSATDVRSRTAVLKWAPPSDNGAPITEYTVESNNGFQQKCPTTTCTLSGLTNNVKYVFTVKATNEVGESQPSPQSNEIRPDEKPSPPEAPSVKAGDKNMVINWPAARTEGSPVKHYNLEISPPPANGVAVKNEVAGLNYTWTGLTNGVKYKVRAQAVNELGPSDWGTYSAEDNPAGVPAAPAAPTSSVASSVGTQNQLRVNWAEPNTNGDAISAYYVTMSGGGRADQTQTIPGTVRSANFTADNSEAAYTFTVQAENKAGKGAVSPPSAPRRATGKLGQVSGVNATPANTGGAGRSVTVDFRRLTAAERNGSAENEVSYSYNASNGSSGPISPGQTIGGFANGAQVSITVIANSSVAPSSNASAPASATPYGSPGTPSASGQDGGVNDQSVTLRWSSPSTATNDVASTRIRINGGGWENVAPSGSRTINTGGWQQSRTIEVQTLNSVGTGSGIASARATSGKQGLWETRIKTSDPDFERTCTYTRGGSNYRPNPYFTCDGVSGNNPPWFYKSSQDRIMVACYIDQDDNWSGNGILRWWRVESGSARNVGRYVIAGHTTLPDPAGLGAPPC, translated from the coding sequence ATGAAGTTTCGCGGACGAGCGCGCGCAAAAGCTGCTGCTGCGCCCCGGCGCCGGCCCTTTTTCCAGTCCCCCCTTTTCAGCACCTCCGCCATGGGTCTTGCCCTCGCCGCCCTCGTTGTTGGCGCCGTCGTCTATCCGGGGTTTAAGACCACTGAGGTGGAGTTGAATGACGGTGGTGTGTGGGTGGTGTCGAAGTCCAAGAATGCGGTGGGGCGGTTGAATTATCCGTCGCGTGTGTTGGATGGGGCGGTGACTCCGGCGTCGTCGACGTTTGATATTTTGCAGGATGCCGGTGAGGTGTTTGTTGATGATGAGTCTGGTTCGACGTTGAATCAGGTGTCGCCGGCGAATATGCGTTTGGGTGGGGATAAGCAGTTGCCGGGGGCTGCGGATGTGAGTTTTGGGTCGTCGGTGTTGTCGGTGACGGATGCGGCGTCGGGCAAGGTGTGGGCGGTGTCGCCGTCGACGGTGAATGGTTTTGATGAGGAAGCGTCGGAGCCGGTGTTGGTGGGGTCTGAGGGTACGGTGTCGGCGGTGGGTGCTGATGATCGTATTTATTCGGCGGATCCGAAGGCCGGGACGGTGACGGTGACCGGTGTTGATGCCAATGGTGTGGTGGTGTCTTCGGATGCTGAGTCGTGGTCTGAGTTGAAGGGTGCGGGGGACCTGCAGATTACGGTGGTGGGGGACCGGCCGGTGGTGTTGGATGCTGCGGCGGGGAGTTTGTTTTTGCCTGGTGGTAAGCGGTTGCAGTTGGCTGATGCGCGGGATGCGAAGTTGCAGCAGGGTGGTCCGGGCAGTGATTTTGTGGCGATTGCGACGCAGAAGGCGTTGTTGAAGCAGCCGTTGGATGGTGGGACGGCGAAGACGGTGTCGTTTGGTGGTGAGGGTGTTCCTGCGGCTCCGGTGCAGTTGGGTGGGTGTGTGCATGCTGCGTGGTCGGGGGCGAATAAGTATGTCCGTGATTGTGTGAATGATGCTGATGATAAGAACGTGGATGTGCCCAAGGCGAGTGCGTCGCCGTCGTATGTCTTTCGGGTGAACCGGGACCTGGTGGTCCTCAATGATGTGAATTCCGGGAATGTGTGGCTGGTGAACCAGAACATGCAGCTGGTCAACAACTGGGACGACGTCATCCCGCCCAAGGAAACCTCGGACGACGCCGATAAGGACTCCGCCGACGAAGTCCAGCAGACAGTCCTCCCGGACCGCACCAAACCCAACAGCCCGCCCGTCGCCCAGCCGGACAGCTACGGCGTCCGCGCCGGCAAGACCACCATCCTCCCGGTCCTGGACAATGACACGGACCCCGACGGTGACATCCTGACAGTGCGCCAGCCCGACAACATCCGCCTCGGCACGTTATCGACGATCTACGGCAGCACGGGCTTCCAGGTGGCTGTTCCCGCCGACAAGACCGGCACGGAAACCTTCAAATACACGGTGGACGACGGCCGTGGGCTCTCCGCCACCGCCGAAGTCTCGCTGCGCGTTGTCCCGCTGACGGAAAACACGGCACCGGCGCAAAAGCCGAACCGTGACACCACCATGGTGGTCCAGCAGGGCAAATCAGTCACCCGGAACATCCTTACGGACTGGATCGACCCCGACGGCGACGACCTCTACGCCACCTCGGTCTCCAGTCCCGACCCCCTTGACCAGGTCCGCATCCGCCCCGACGGGCAGCTCTCCTTCCAGGACAGCGGCACCTCGCCGGGCCGCAAGGTCCTCACCGTGGGCATCTCCGATGGCCAGGCCACCACCGAAGGCCGGATCACTGTCGACGTCCGCCCCGCAGGAGCCCTCCCGCCCATCGCCAACGCAGACCATGTGGTGGCAGTGGCCGGTGCTCCGACGGTGATCGCACCACTGAAGAACGACATCGACCCCCAGGGCGGCGCGCTCCGCCTCGCCCAGGTGACCGCTGACGAGCAGTCCAGGGCGGTCATCGGCGCCGACCAGCAGACCTTCAGCTTCACGTCCGACGTGCCTGGACCGCACTACGTGGAGTACCTGGTGACCAACGGGCCCGCCAGTGCAGTTCAACTGGTCCGCGTCGACGTGGTGGCCGGCAACGACGCCGGAGCCCCCGTCGCTGTCCGCGACATTGCTTTGCTGCCCACGGGCGGCAGCGTCCTTGTCGATGTGCTCGGCAACGACTCCGACCCCTCCGGCGGTGTCCTGGTGGTCCAGTCGGTAACCGCCGACGGCTCCCTTCCGGTCAGCGTGTCCGTCCTGGACCACTCGGTGGTCCGGATCACCGACCTCCGTGCCGAAGGCCAGCTGACGCTGAAGTACACCATCTCCAACGGCCGGTCTTCAGCGACAGGCGAGATCGCCGTCGTGGTGGTCCCGGCGCCGACAAAACTGCAGGCACCCCAGGCCAAGCCCGACGAAGCAACCGTCCGGGCCGGTGACGTGGTCTCCATCCCAGTGCTCGATAACGACACCGATCCCAACGGCGGCAAGCTGACCCTGGTGCCCGAGCTGGCCCAGGTCCCGGACGAAGCCGACGGACGGACCTTCGTGGCCGGGGACCAGCTGCGGTTCATCGCCGGCTCCGAGGCCAAAACCGTCTACGCAATCTACAAAGTCCGCAACGAGTCCGGCCAGGTGGACTCCCAACAGGTGACCATCCGCATCCTGGCGCGCGACGACGAGCGGAACAGCCGCCCCGAACCGCGCAACCTCACCGGGCGCGTGGTCGCGGGCATGACCGTCAAGATCCCCGTCCCCTTGGACGGCATCGACGCCGACGGCGACTCGGTGCAGCTGATGGGAATCGACAAGGCGGCGGGCATGGGCACGGCAACCGTCCGCGACGGTTACCTCGAGTACACCGCCGCGGGCGACGCCGCCGGGACCGACACCTTTTCGTATCGCGTCCGCGACCGGATTGGCGCCGAAAACACCGGCACCGTGATTGTGGGCGTTGCACCGCCGGAAGCCATCAACCAGAACCCGATTGCCGTGGACGACGCCGTGGACGTCAGGCCGGGCAGGAACGTCGCCGTTGATGCCCTGGCCAATGATTCGGACCCCGACGGCGATCCCGTCTCCCTGCTGACCGACGGTTTCGAAGTCCGGCCCGAGCTGAACGTCGAAGTGGCTGACGGCGCCAAAGTACTCTTCACCGCGCCCTCGGTGGAAGGCAACGAGAGCATCCGGTACCGCATCCAGGACGACAAGAAGGCGCAGGCCAGCGCCGTCATCCGGGTCCGGGTCAGCGCGGACGCGGAACTGAAGCGTCCCATTGCCAAGGACGACAGGGTCACCCTGGCCGAAACCCTGGGTAAGACGGCCATCGACGTACCGGTCCTGAAGAACGACTCCGACCCCGACGGGGTGGCCTCCGAGCTGCAGATCAGCCTTCCGGACGGCAACCCCAATGCCCGCGTGGGCGGCTCAGGGAACGTGGTAGTCAACCTCACGCCCGAAGACCAGCTCATCCCGTATACGGTGACCGACACCGATGGCCTCACCGCAACGGCCGTGATCTGGGTACCGGGCCAGGGAGCGCAGTACCCCACGCTGTCCATTACCGAAACGGTGGAGGTCATGGCCGGCAAGGAAATCACCCTGGACCTTGACGACTACGTCAGGGTGCGGGACGGCCGCCGGCCCAAGATCAGCGTTGCCGACTCCGTCAAGGTCCTGGGCGCCGCCCCGGACAACGTGATCGTCGGAGAGGGCGAAGGCCTCCGCTACGCGGCGCGGCCCGGCTACGCGGGGCCGGGCTCCATCACCTTCGAAGTCACCGACGGCTCGGGGCCCGACGATCCCGACGGGCTGAAATCGACCCTGGTCATCATGACCAACGTGATCCCGGACCCTGACGAGGCCAACACTCCGCCCACGTTCCGCGGCGCATCCCTTGACATTCCCAAGACGGAAACTGCAACCCTGGACCTTGGTCCCCTCGCGGCCGACGTGGACGAGCGGGACCAAGGTAACCTCACGTTCGCCCTCGAGGGCCCGCCGCCCCCGGGCTTCAGCGCGAAGCTCGACGGCACGGTACTCAGCGTCAGCGCGGAAAACTCCGTGGGAGTCGGCGTGACGGGCAATATCCAGGCCACCGTGACCGACGGACGCTCGCCCGCGGTGACGGCCACCATCCAGGTGCGGCATGTGGCCTCCAACCGGCCCATGCCGGTCGCCAATGACGACGTGGTGGAGAAAGCCAACGCTGGCCGTGCCGAGACGGTCAACGTCCTGGCCAACGACGTCAACCCCTTCAGCGATACCCCGCTGAAGATCGTGGGCACCAGCGTCGAAACAGGTTCGGCCCAGGGCCAGCCCACTATTGACGGCGACTCGATCACCATCACCCCTGCAGACGGATTCAAGGGTGTCATGGTGGTCCGCTACACCATCGCCGACAAGACCGGTGACCTTTCCCGCCAGGTGGACGGCCGGGTCCGCCTCACGGTGCGCAGTGAACCCGATGCGCCGTCCGCCCCCTCGGCGACCGACGTCCGCAGCCGCACGGCCGTGCTCAAGTGGGCGCCGCCGTCGGATAATGGAGCACCCATCACCGAATACACGGTGGAATCCAACAATGGATTCCAGCAGAAGTGCCCCACCACCACCTGCACCCTCTCCGGCCTGACCAACAACGTGAAGTACGTCTTCACCGTCAAGGCAACCAACGAGGTGGGGGAGTCGCAGCCGTCACCGCAGTCGAACGAAATCCGGCCCGATGAGAAGCCCTCGCCACCGGAAGCACCCAGTGTCAAAGCCGGCGACAAGAACATGGTCATCAACTGGCCCGCTGCGCGGACGGAAGGCTCCCCGGTCAAGCACTACAACCTGGAGATCTCGCCTCCGCCCGCCAACGGTGTTGCCGTCAAGAACGAGGTGGCAGGCCTCAACTACACGTGGACCGGGCTGACCAACGGCGTGAAGTACAAGGTGCGCGCGCAGGCCGTCAACGAACTCGGCCCCTCCGACTGGGGTACATATTCCGCCGAAGACAACCCGGCCGGCGTACCGGCGGCCCCCGCCGCACCCACCTCCTCCGTGGCATCGTCAGTGGGAACCCAGAACCAGCTGCGGGTGAACTGGGCTGAACCCAACACCAACGGTGACGCCATCAGCGCCTACTACGTCACGATGTCCGGCGGCGGCAGGGCGGACCAGACACAGACCATCCCAGGAACGGTCCGCTCCGCAAACTTCACGGCGGACAACTCCGAAGCGGCCTACACTTTCACCGTGCAGGCCGAGAACAAAGCGGGCAAGGGCGCAGTCAGCCCGCCGTCAGCTCCCCGCCGTGCCACCGGAAAGCTTGGGCAGGTTTCCGGCGTCAACGCCACTCCGGCCAACACCGGCGGTGCCGGCCGGTCCGTCACGGTCGACTTCCGGCGGCTGACGGCGGCTGAACGGAACGGCTCTGCCGAGAACGAGGTCAGCTACAGTTACAACGCCAGCAATGGTTCCAGCGGCCCCATCAGCCCGGGCCAGACCATCGGCGGCTTCGCCAACGGCGCCCAGGTGAGCATCACTGTCATTGCCAATTCCTCTGTGGCCCCGAGCTCCAATGCCAGCGCCCCGGCGTCGGCAACGCCGTACGGGTCCCCGGGCACACCGTCCGCGTCAGGACAGGACGGCGGCGTCAACGACCAGTCCGTTACGCTTCGCTGGTCCTCGCCATCCACGGCAACAAACGACGTCGCGAGCACCAGGATCAGGATCAACGGCGGCGGCTGGGAGAACGTGGCCCCTTCAGGGAGCCGGACCATCAATACCGGTGGGTGGCAGCAGAGCCGCACCATCGAGGTCCAGACCCTGAACTCCGTAGGGACCGGAAGCGGTATCGCCTCAGCCAGGGCGACGTCCGGTAAGCAGGGATTGTGGGAGACCCGGATCAAGACTTCGGACCCCGACTTCGAGCGGACTTGCACCTACACCAGGGGCGGCTCGAATTACCGGCCCAATCCCTACTTCACCTGCGATGGGGTCAGCGGCAACAATCCGCCGTGGTTCTACAAGTCCAGCCAGGACCGCATCATGGTGGCCTGCTACATCGACCAGGACGACAATTGGTCCGGTAACGGCATCCTTCGCTGGTGGCGGGTTGAATCCGGTTCGGCACGCAACGTGGGCCGCTACGTCATCGCCGGACACACCACCCTTCCGGACCCCGCAGGGCTCGGAGCGCCCCCATGCTGA